The following nucleotide sequence is from Salvia splendens isolate huo1 chromosome 2, SspV2, whole genome shotgun sequence.
CATTGAATGACAACatataatgaaaaaattataaattgacTTTGAGATCAATTCGATGTTTATAACTACCAGATTCAGAAAGTAATCTTGGGCAGAAAAATGTTACTACTACTTATGGAAAGTATAACATCGACATAGATTGTCTGTGTATGATGCTTGATGATTGCCAAATTTGTGTTGGCTTGGTTCCCTTGAATGAGGTAAGGAGTTTCTGGTAATGACagattgaagtaaaatgagatattttCTCATGCTGTTAACTATGTAATATTAGGCAGTTTGAATGCTATTTCAGGTAAGGTTCCATCTTACTAGGAAAGATGGCTACTGCAATAATACTGTTCAAGATTGAGAGGGCTTTATTCTTACATAAAAAGTTACTTTCTTCAATAAGCTGGTTTTGTTATTTGTTTTTACTATCTCTACTGAACTACAACAATATGTCGTTTAGTATCCGAGCTGGAGGAGTTGGTGTGAATCTCCAAGCTGCTGATACAGTCATTATCTTTGATACAGATTGGAATCCCCAGGTTATATCTAATGCCGTTCTCCTCAGTACTTCATTAATGTCACTTTGAGTTCAAAAAAgtctcattttattttgtttgtgtttgttcAGGTGGATTTGCAAGCACAGGCCAGGGCTCATAGGATTGGGCAAAAGAAAGATGTTCTTGTTCTTCGTTTAGAAACTGTAAATACTTAAATCCCTGAACTTGATTAacttgttgaatttttttttctgttaatGAGAACATAACTGCTGTATTTTGAATTAATAAagattatttttcattaaattaGTAATTTCAATTGTTTTGCATATATACTATAATTTCTTATGATTACACTTCCAAtctataataataaattatattatcaTACTTTCCATATAATGGTTGTATTGCAATTAATATATTGAGTCTTTACTTGATTGAATATTTCCATGTGGTAATCTCACATTCTCACTTGATTCCAGCCTACAGTGTTTACTTTTCTCTTCCTTTAATATTTTCCCTTGATACTTAGAACTATTCGAGAAAGCTACAATTTCAGCATCTGCTTTATAAAAGCTGAACACAAATCATTTTTGTGTGTAATAGACCAGCAATCTGACTGCTCCTCGAGTTAATGGCTTTAAACAGTACAATTATTTACTGCAGAAGTCTTGAATACTGTAATAATACACTCCTAGATTAATTTTAGTTAGATTTATTTCTGTTTCAAGGACATGACAGACCGCTTTGGTATAAAATGACACTGATTTAGTCTATTCGGCATTGGTTTTCTTCTTTGTTTCTTACTTAGTGTAGGTGCTGTTTTTGCTACATGTCTGATTCTGCTGTGGAGCTCCTATAAATATTTTGAATGCTATTTATTATGCACTTTATCTACTTCCACTAACAAGATTAAACTTATGCCAAGTATTTCGCACTTCCTAGGACAATTCTTTCTAAAACTTGCTGGAATTATTGAACGTAAATCTGCGGAGCCTATGCAAACTGGGTTAAAAGTGGTAGATAGCTTGGCTCATATAGGTCATGGTCAACGAGAACATATAATCGGGGACCAACAAACTAGAAAAACAGCTATTTATATCAATACCATATTAAACCAAAAACAATTGAACTTAACGACCACCTCGGAAAGTGAGGCATTGTATCATGTCTTATATCTTCTCTGTAGTAACACCAGTGAGCGTGATATCTatatatcagagttttgaagcAATGGCGGATAGGTAGATAATTGTTAGTTACTATATCTAAATTTTTTTGGAGGCATTGGATCAGAGGGAATGATTCTTTTTGTGCAATGAACGtttcacatttatttttatgtatgcCTTTTGTTTCAACATAATTATAATTGTGTTGAATGTTTTTCCTATAATGCTTAAATCTTAAATAGGTCCAAACTGTGGAGGAGCAAGTTAGAGCTTCTGCTGAGCACAAACTTGGGGTTGCTAATCAGAGTATAACTGCGGGATTTTTTGACAATAATACGAGGTATGCTAAAGTACATAGTAAAACAAATGACTTTGATTTGACACTTGTATTTGATATTAGTCAATTAtaatctaaacaatataatataGTGCGGAGGATCGAAGGGAATACTTAGAGTCTCTCTTGCGGGAGTGCAAGAAAGAGGAAGTTGCACCTGTTCTGGACGATGATTCCCTTAATGACATTATAGCGCGCAGGTATAATTTGTTACAATAATAATAAGTATGGTTATGAGAATCTCCCtacctttttttcttcttaactTCCAACGGGTGGGAGTTTCTTTTGCTGTTCTGATGTTTTGTATTGCCTACTTCTCTTCAGTGAAGAGGAAATTGATATCTTTGAATCAGTTGACAAACAGAGGCGCGCAGATGAAATGGTATGTGCAAATCCTAGAAATGATGTGCTGTAGTTCTATTTGTTTGGATAAGAAAGGTACTGTCTATttatttaagatataaataatttCTGCAGGTTGTGTGGCAAAATTTGTGTGGTGTGAAAGGGTCAGATAAAAGCAAGCTTATACCTCAATTGCCTTCTCGGCTCATAACAGACGATGACTTAAAATCATTTTATGAAGTGATGAAGATCTCTGAAACAACAACTCCCGTTGTATTACCTGATTCAGGGATGAAGAGGAAAAGTGGGTATCTTGGAGGTCTTGATACCCATCAGTATGGAAGAGGCAAACGTGCTAGAGAGGTTTTTTTACATCACAATCTCATAAACATTTGTCCTTGCTTGTATACAGTTATTGTTCTGATATATGTTGATTGTGCAATGCATAAATTTGACCTGGCACCATATATTCAAGACTTAAGTTTGATGGTCTGCTTTTTGCTTTATTAGGTTCGTTCGTATGAAGAGCAATGGACTGAAGAAGAATTTGAAAGACTGTGTCAGGTTGAATCTCCAAATTCTCCCACAATGAAGGAAGAAGTTACTAGAAAAACAATGGCAGTCACTACAAACAGTGCAGTCGTAGTCAAGGGTGAGATGCAGGCACCGGCTGTCCCTCAACTTCCTCCACTTCCTTCGCTTCCTCAACATCCAACTGTGGAGCCTCTGGCCGAACAGAACAAAGAGGCTACACCACCATCTAAAAGAGGGCGTGGCAGGCCAAAAAGAGTGGTTGAAGTTTCTCCACCAGTTACTTCTCCTGGACTATTGGGACCTGTGAAAACTGAAGAAATTTCCAAAGTTGAAAGTATGCCTGTAGAACCTGTTCCTGATTCTATGGTCTGCGCTACTGATGTTGGAAGTATCACTGGGAGCTCAAAAGAGTTGAAGTTGCCTGCTACTCTGAACTCCGGGCCACCTCTTCCCCCTTCTCTCATTCCTGCTTCACCCCCATCATCTGGTCGAGGTAGAGGACGTGGTCGGAAGTCTCAGACAGGTGGAGAAGCTCCTGCTCCCAGACGCCGAGGCAAAAGACAGACTACAGCATTACAAGCAGCTCAAATATCTTCATTGCCACTTGTTACTGATAATCCATCTGTTGAAATAAAAGGAGAACCTGCCCCAAGCTCAGCTATCACTACCAGTTGTGCCGCTGTCTCTGTCACTAGCATTACAAAAGAAGTGGGCTCTGAACCGGATTCTGTGTCACCTTCTCCAGTGGTTCCATCAGTTTCTGGTCCTAGCAATTCAGATGTGGAGCCCCATAAAGAAGTTACACCTAACTCTTTAATGGCTTCTGATAGTACTTTTACTGGCTCCGTCGCTGTAGCTAGTGTAAATCAGGCAGATCCAGACATTGTGCGCACTTCAAATCCTGAAGCTACACCTCCCCCACAGCCTATTAGCGCTTCTCTCTCTGTAACAACGGTGGGTAGAGGTAGAGGGCGAGGGCGGGGGCGAGGGCGAGGGCAGAATGCTCAAAGTCGCGAAGAGGCACCGCAACGAAGGCGAAGAAGGCAGGAGCCCATACCATCCACTGTTTCTGGTGCATTAACTAGTCAGGACTCAGAGCCATGTGAACCTCAACCGAAAAGAACTCGGGCTTCTGTTGGACGGAAAGACACCGTACGGCGTGAGAAGGTTCAGGAAGTGACTAATGCAAGTCAATTTGCTGAACAGGGTATTCAAGATTCTCTGGTCGAACGAGTTACTAAGGGTAGGTAACTCTTTATTAGCTTCAAATAACTTTTATATATTACAACTAGCCTAACTGTAATATTTCTAGTACGGAGTATATCATAAGTCTGAGCCTGTGGAAGGGGGAAAAGAAGGTGAGCGATGAAAGGGGATTCAGTTACCTGTTTTAATCTTAATAAGGTGGAGCTTACTAGCACTAGCATTTGATAGATTAGGATACTGTTCGCAGTTATTGTTCATTctagaatatatatttattctcaTTTGTAGTCGACTAGGTAATTACTCTCTGGCATGTATAGCATGTAATAAGTTGAACTCTAATCACAAGGTTATTGTCTAATATGTCTTGTTCTCTACTGTATGGAGTAACTTTTTATAAAGTcctaaattaaaatataggcaTTTTCATAAATGTGTAATCTACAGAGCTATACAGCTAAAATATCTCGATCCATTTGCAAAGGGTGCATGTTTTTCTGGTGATTGTAAATTATGCTCTTTCCGGAGATCTACTGTTTGATTACCTACTTTTCATTTCACTGATGGATAAATAATTGTGACTAAAGATATTTCTGCTTATACTGCTTTAGATACAGAGATTGGTCCAGGCAAGTTACAAAACCCTCCTAAGGAACAAGATGCAAATGAAAAATCAAGTGAGGATCACAGGAATGAAGTCCTTGCTTCAAAATCTAACCCATCTGATGATTTAACATCAATTTCGATGCCTGATCCAACAGGTGGAGCGCCTAGTTCTCTGGTTCCCAAGTCTGCAGAGGACAAGACAGAATCTTCTAGTAAAGAACTTGATTCAACAGCTGGAGCGCCTAGTTCTCTGGTTCCCAACTCTGCAGAGGACAAGACAGAATCTTCTAGTAAAGAACTTGATTCAACAGCTGGAGCGCCTAGTTCTCTGGTTCCCAACTCTGCAGAGGACAACACAGAATCTTCTAGTAAAGAACTTGATTCACCAGCTGGAGCGCCTAGTTCTCTGGTTCCCAAGTCTGCAGAGGACAATGTAGAATCTTGTAGTAAAGAACTTGATATTAAGGAGCCCTGTGGGGATGATATTTCTATTGTCTCAGTTCTTGTGCCACCACAGACCGATGTTAATTGTGGAACATCTGGAGGGTCCCAATCCTTAGTAGGCGCAAATATCAACTCTCCTGTGATTGACAAAGATGAATCTGGAAAAGTTTTAGAGGATGAACATGAAACCAATATTACTGATGAATTACCGGGAAAAGTTCTAGTGAATGAACATGAAACCAATACTCCTGACGAAGTATCTGGAAAAGTTGCCGTGAATGAATGTGAAAGCAGTACTCCTGAAGTAGGCGCAAATGTCAACTCTCCTGTGACCGACAAAGATGAATCTGGACAAGTTCTAGAGGAtgaacatgaaagcaatgttaCAGATGAAGTACCCGGAAAAGTTGTAGTGAATGAACATGAAACCAATACTGCTGATGAAGTATCTGGAGAAGTTGTTGTGAATGAATGTGAAACCAGTACTCCTGATGAAGTAGGTGCAAATGTCAACTCTCATGTGACTGACAAAGATGAATCTGGAAAGGTTGTAGAGGATGAACATGAAACCAATGTTACAGATGAAGTACCAGGAAAAGTTGTAGTGAATGAACATGGAACCAATACTGCTGATGAAGTATCTGGAGAAGTTGTTGTTAATGAATGTGAAACCAGTACTCCTGATGAAGTAGGCGCAAATGTCAACTCTCATGTGACCGACCAAGATGAATCTGGAAAGGTTGTAGAGGATGAAAATGAAACCAATATTACTGATGAGGTACCAGGACAAGTTGTAGTGAATGAACATGAAACCAATATTACTGATGAAGTATCTGGAAAAGTTGTAGTGAATGAATTTGAAACCAGTACTCCTGATGAAGTACCTGTTTCTACCACCGCTGAAGTTCATGTGGATCATTCTGCTATAACGGCTATGGAAAAAGTCTGCACTGAATCAAACTCGGCCTCACCTGCCGCTATGCTATCGTCAGCACTGTGCCCAATTGATATTGGTGTGGGATCAGAACAAGGCATCACAGTGAGCTCCTTAACGGCTTCTACTCATGCTTCAACTGATCCAATGGCTGCGGCAAGTTCTGACCGACTGGATCCTGACATTTTGTCCTTGTCGAGTGTCCAAGCTACGGAGGAAGATGTTTCAGAGCCTTCTGCAGGGCAAGTTCCAGAGGGTAGGCTTCTTATTCTTTAAGGACATAAAAAATGTGAAATGCATGATTTTCTGGTGATTGTAAATTGTGCTCTTACATGTGACGTACTGTTTGATTACCTACTTCTCCATACACTGATGGATGAATATTTGATGCTAAAGATATTTCTGCAGGCGCTACTTTAGATACAGAGACTGGTGCAGCCAAGTTACAAAACCCTCCTCAGGAGCAAGATGCAAATTTTAAACCAAGTAACGATCACAGGAATGAAGTAATTGCTTCAACATCTAACATATCTGATAATTTTCCACCACTTTTGATGCACGATCCAGCAGCAGATGGAGCGTGTAGTTCTCTGGTTCCCAAGTCTGCAGAGCAAAATGTAGAATCTTGTGGTAAAGAACTTGATATTAAGGAGCCTTGTGAAGATGGCTCTATTGTCTCTGTTCTCGTTCTACCACAGAGCTATATTCATTGTGCAACATCTGGAGGTTCACAATCCTTGGTAGGCACAAATATTAACTCTGCCGTGATTGACAAAGATCAAGGCTTGCATAGTGGTGTTTCTGCGGCTGCTACTGCAACATCTGGATCAATGCCTCTTGGTGATGGGATTGACAAGTTGGATCCTGCATGTCAAAGCAAAGATGATAGAATTTTTAGTCCTACCAATAACCCTAACTTGGATGAATATCCTGCATCAGATAACGTATCAAAAGGACCAGCTGATTATAATCCCACAGATTCAATTCCTGAGTTACCTAATCATACAGATACTCTGGTACCATCTGAATATACCCAGTCTTTGCCTGTGTCTGATAGCAACTCCATCAACACAGGCGAATGCCAACATTTACAAAATGCAGAGATTCAGCTTGCATCAGCTGTTGATCCTGATGAAGTACCAGAAGAAGACTCTGGAAAGTCAAATTCAATTTCTGGGATAATAAAAATCACAGATGATGAATCTGGAAAAGGTATAGTGGATGAACATGGAACCAGTACTCCTGATGAAGTACCAGGAAAAGTTGTAGTGAACGAACATGCCACTAATACTCCCGATGAAGTACCTGGAGAAGTTGTAATAAATGAACGTGAAACCAGTCCTCCTGATGAAGTACCTGTTTCTACCTCTGACTTTCATGTGGATCATTCTGCTATCACGGCAATAGAAGAAGTCCGCACTGAACTAGACTCAGAAAAAGGAATCCCGATGAGCTCCTTAACGGCTTCTGCTCATGCTTCAACCAATCCAATGGCTGTGGCACGTTCTGATCAACTAGCTCCTGTTACGTTGTGCACGTCGAGTGCCCTAGCTACTGAAAAAGATATTTCAGAGCCTTCTGCAGGGCAAGTTCCCGAGGGTAGGCTTCTTATTCTTAAGGAAATAAAATCTTAAATGCTAATGAATTCCTTATAATGTGGCATTCTGGCATAAAACAATTGTGGCACACTTTTTAACTCTTGATATTGTTAGGATGTAAACAATTTCTCTTTCCAAAATGCTAGCATCTGAATGGTCTGTGTGAAAAGGAAAGTATCATACAGAAAATTGCATTTTCCTGGTGGATTATTAACTAGCCTCTGTCTCGTCTCTTATCTTAAGTTTTCTGTCTAATCGAAGATTTATATCTATTGTATGGATGCAGGCCGTGTTAAAGATGCAGACATTGATGAGGCGAAGCTAGAGGATCCAATTCAGGAAAAGGTTACAGTGGAAACAGATGGTAAGGCGTGCCTATAATTGAAGTTTTTCCTAGACAAACTAATAAATGAAGTTATTGCTTCAAAATATGCCATTTAATACGGAATATTGCATTTTCCTGGTGGATTATTAACTAGGCCTCTGTGTTGTCACATATCTTAATTTGTCTGCCTAATCGAAGTTGTACATCTAACGTATGGATGCAGGCCGTGCCAAAGATGCAGGCATTGATGAGGTGAAGCTAGAGGATCCAATTCAGGAAAAAGATACAGTGGATGGTAAGCATGCGAATAAGTGAAGTTTTTCCTAGTCAGAATAATAAATGAAGTTATTGCTTCGAGAAATGCCCTGGATACATACTTGCATTTTCCTGGTGGATTATTAACTAGGCCTCTGTCTTTTCTCATATCTTAAGTTGCCTGCCTAATTGAAGTTGCATATCTAACGTATGGATTCAGGCTATGCCAAAGATGCAGGCATTGATGTGGCAAAGCTAGAGGATCCAATTCAGGAAAAAGATACAATGGAAAAAGATGGTGTGGATGCAGGCCATGCCAACGATGCAGGCATTGATGTGGCGAAGCTAGAGGGTCCGATTCAGGAAAAAGATACAGTGGAAAAGGATGGTGTGGATGCAGGCCATGCCAACGATGCAGGCATTGATGTGGCGAAGCTAGAGGATCCAATTCAGGAAAAAGATACAGTGGAAAAAGATGGTGTGGATGCAGGCCAAGCCAACGATGCAGGCATTGATGTGGCGAAGCTAGAGGATCCAATTCAGGAAAAAGATACAGTGGATGGTAAGGCGTGCGTATAAGTGAAGTTTTTCCTAGACAGACGAATAAATGAAGTTATTGCTTCGAAATATGCCCTTTAATACTTTGCCTTCAGTTTCGACTTTAGATGCTGCAGTTAGTGGTTTTCAAGTGTTAGACTATCTGCAGGAAAATGTGAAGAGCCTGGAATTGGAACCCAACATGATGGTGGGGATCATTGTGGAGTTAGTCCTTCGGTTTCAACTATGCTTTCTCAAAGTGATGACAACAATCATGGAACAGCTGAGGATTCACAATGCTGGCCAGAAACGCATAACGACTCTGAGGACTTGGAAGAAAACCAGAGTACTGCTGAAGCTGCGGAAATACTTGCACCAACATCACTTCCTGACCAGTTTGATTCTCCCAGCGGAAAGGAAGATGCCAATAAAACTTCTAGTGAGAAAAACCCCTGATATGGATGTGTTGTAGTAGCATTTTAATGTCTAAGTTTGAATATTTATATCTGACCCTAATTCTCCCATATATATGTTGGGTGTCGCTTGTATTATGCATATTTGCTCAATGGAACAGTAAATCTATGGTTGTTGATGGAATTATTAGTCTCACCTTAATCTTGATATGGGCTTAATTCGAGAGGAAGACTCTCAATGGAAATAGACATAACGCCAATTTCACTCTATATCATTCGACCATACCAATCACATTACTCCATTAAACTTTATTTCGGTTTAATAAATTTGTGTTTCAACCAAGGTTTTTCATATccagaattattattatttgaaatatCCCGTAGGGTTTGTAATTTTTGACATGGCATGGACACATCCCACATTGTTAGCATGAAGTCTTAACTAATCTTATTGGGGTCGGACAAGATTATTTCAAATTGGGTTTATATGACCATTTAGAACCAAGCAGTGCagtgtttttattattattaaaattagtatTAGAGTTGTTTTATTTCTTTCCAATCTTCAACATCTGCCAGTCCACCACGACGACCACTCATTGGTGCACTATGTGCCGTTGATTAAGGCCACCGCCAATTGTCGATTTTGTAACAATTCCTTGaatcattatatttatttcatagGTTATAAggttttaattgtgtaaatataatattaatccTTTTGTGTCATTATTGTTTGATTGTTATATTATGATATGTATCGTTATTGTACCGTGTCAATCCAATCCGGAAAGGATTGTATCACTGGTGCTTCGGATAGGTAGTAAGATTCGCGTTTTAGATTAAAAATTGGTTTAATTATCAAGTTATGCTCAATATGGCAGGCCTACTATTAGTTGCTAActtataaattagtaataatGGAGCTTGATTACGGTGTAATTGGATTGTTCCAAATTTGTCAATTACGTAAGCAAGCTTTCTACTGTCATCTCCTACCGCCTTTCCATTGCAAGCACCGACTCGTCATTTGATTATCCCATACATTTAAGAGGATAGAGCAAGATCGGGAAGGAGCAGAGAGATGGGGTCTTTGCTTAGAGAGAACGAATTGGATAGAGTTGACGCAGAATCCGAATCAAATCAACCGATTCTCTACGTTAATGGAGTCCGTCGAGTTTTGCCCGATGGCTTGGCTCACTTCACCCTTCTCGAATATCT
It contains:
- the LOC121792702 gene encoding chromatin structure-remodeling complex protein SYD-like isoform X2, which codes for MANPQNVELEAAKFLHKLIQESKDEPSKLATKLYVILQHMRSSGKENSMPYQVISRAMETVIKEHNIDIETLMSSRLPLAAGAQDGDTGSQQLAGSSQRAGTAKDSKSGNEIETPETYALARTPSGPVSGGQDAYQGSTAHIGVGVKVHGVPSGAPGSYLTGDSTNRMEFANSSFDGQSLAAKMSKDRSVEAFGDHSTGKIAAGGSSLVTNANMSSFQGSIAEQNMTRNAGPRDTGKSPVPQTSNAGLPFKEQQLKQLRAQCLVFLAFRNGLMPKKLHLEIALGDIYSKEDGTRRDLLDQKGKEQLVHDTSAVPEAPRSTERPDRSNSNPPHLDPNSTKESDSVKFPDGRINQPVVPVENEQDGNCSVSRGKTDIEITREDAIKSHASHDSSIRESYSCDHEDDLGNRRQRKSISSAVMTPSEQSMLEDSGPSVDGFANDITNAPVPTTFFTNDGVLQRPEDSASHAQNSMDCNNPGKSYSDKKYSSLLLKDKWKPASGMSGQNYPAMAVKDSNVTVRNFYQETDQEEGYPSKSTNRQPSPKHTTVEKWIMGRQKRKVFAEHNWAKKQQKTSQKISGCSDRLKDAVSSSEDISAKTKSVIELKKLQLLELQRRLRSDILNDFFKPIASEMDRLKSIKKHRIGRRSKQFERYEQKMKEERHRRIKERQKEFFSEIEVHRERLENGFKVKRECCKGFNRYVREFHKRKERFHREKIDRIQREKINLLKINDVEGYLRMVQDAKSDRVNKLLKETEKYLQKLGSKLKDAKVMAGQFGTDIEANKGGTIEESEDVENEDEKDQAKHYLESNEKYYTMAHSVKEHITDQPTGLIGGILREYQMNGLRWLVSLYNNHLNGILADEMGLGKTVQVISLICYLMENKNDRGPFLVVVPSSVLPGWELEITTWAPSIHKIVYCGPPEERRRLFKEQIVHQKFNVLLTTYEYLMNKHDRPKLSKIQWHYIIIDEGHRIKNASCKLNADLKHYRSNHRILLTGTPLQNNLEELWALLNFLLPNIFNSSEDFSQWFNKPFESNGDSTTDEALLSEEENLLIINRLHQVLRPFVLRRLKHKVENQLPEKIERLIRCEASAYQKLLMKRVEENLGAIGTSKARSVHNSVMELRNICNHPYLSQLHVEEVHDLVPKHYLPNIIRLCGKLEMLDRLLPKLKATDHRVLFFSTMTRLLDVMEDYLCWKQYKYLRLDGHTSGGDRGGLIEKFNNPSSPYFIFLLSIRAGGVGVNLQAADTVIIFDTDWNPQVDLQAQARAHRIGQKKDVLVLRLETVQTVEEQVRASAEHKLGVANQSITAGFFDNNTSAEDRREYLESLLRECKKEEVAPVLDDDSLNDIIARSEEEIDIFESVDKQRRADEMVVWQNLCGVKGSDKSKLIPQLPSRLITDDDLKSFYEVMKISETTTPVVLPDSGMKRKSGYLGGLDTHQYGRGKRAREVRSYEEQWTEEEFERLCQVESPNSPTMKEEVTRKTMAVTTNSAVVVKGEMQAPAVPQLPPLPSLPQHPTVEPLAEQNKEATPPSKRGRGRPKRVVEVSPPVTSPGLLGPVKTEEISKVESMPVEPVPDSMVCATDVGSITGSSKELKLPATLNSGPPLPPSLIPASPPSSGRGRGRGRKSQTGGEAPAPRRRGKRQTTALQAAQISSLPLVTDNPSVEIKGEPAPSSAITTSCAAVSVTSITKEVGSEPDSVSPSPVVPSVSGPSNSDVEPHKEVTPNSLMASDSTFTGSVAVASVNQADPDIVRTSNPEATPPPQPISASLSVTTVGRGRGRGRGRGRGQNAQSREEAPQRRRRRQEPIPSTVSGALTSQDSEPCEPQPKRTRASVGRKDTVRREKVQEVTNASQFAEQGIQDSLVERVTKDTEIGPGKLQNPPKEQDANEKSSEDHRNEVLASKSNPSDDLTSISMPDPTGGAPSSLVPKSAEDKTESSSKELDSTAGAPSSLVPNSAEDKTESSSKELDSTAGAPSSLVPNSAEDNTESSSKELDSPAGAPSSLVPKSAEDNVESCSKELDIKEPCGDDISIVSVLVPPQTDVNCGTSGGSQSLVGANINSPVIDKDESGKVLEDEHETNITDELPGKVLVNEHETNTPDEVSGKVAVNECESSTPEVGANVNSPVTDKDESGQVLEDEHESNVTDEVPGKVVVNEHETNTADEVSGEVVVNECETSTPDEVGANVNSHVTDKDESGKVVEDEHETNVTDEVPGKVVVNEHGTNTADEVSGEVVVNECETSTPDEVGANVNSHVTDQDESGKVVEDENETNITDEVPGQVVVNEHETNITDEVSGKVVVNEFETSTPDEVPVSTTAEVHVDHSAITAMEKVCTESNSASPAAMLSSALCPIDIGVGSEQGITVSSLTASTHASTDPMAAASSDRLDPDILSLSSVQATEEDVSEPSAGQVPEDISAGATLDTETGAAKLQNPPQEQDANFKPSNDHRNEVIASTSNISDNFPPLLMHDPAADGACSSLVPKSAEQNVESCGKELDIKEPCEDGSIVSVLVLPQSYIHCATSGGSQSLVGTNINSAVIDKDQGLHSGVSAAATATSGSMPLGDGIDKLDPACQSKDDRIFSPTNNPNLDEYPASDNVSKGPADYNPTDSIPELPNHTDTLVPSEYTQSLPVSDSNSINTGECQHLQNAEIQLASAVDPDEVPEEDSGKSNSISGIIKITDDESGKGIVDEHGTSTPDEVPGKVVVNEHATNTPDEVPGEVVINERETSPPDEVPVSTSDFHVDHSAITAIEEVRTELDSEKGIPMSSLTASAHASTNPMAVARSDQLAPVTLCTSSALATEKDISEPSAGQVPEGRVKDADIDEAKLEDPIQEKVTVETDGRAKDAGIDEVKLEDPIQEKDTVDGYAKDAGIDVAKLEDPIQEKDTMEKDGVDAGHANDAGIDVAKLEGPIQEKDTVEKDGVDAGHANDAGIDVAKLEDPIQEKDTVEKDGVDAGQANDAGIDVAKLEDPIQEKDTVDDYLQENVKSLELEPNMMVGIIVELVLRFQLCFLKVMTTIMEQLRIHNAGQKRITTLRTWKKTRVLLKLRKYLHQHHFLTSLILPAERKMPIKLLVRKTPDMDVL